In Phragmites australis chromosome 16, lpPhrAust1.1, whole genome shotgun sequence, one DNA window encodes the following:
- the LOC133896442 gene encoding 2-hydroxyisoflavanone dehydratase-like, giving the protein MAAAAAASPDDEIVYESMPCIRIYKNRVERYFGSEFVAASTDAATGVASKDVTISPNVSARLYLPRVERNTKLPLLVYYHGGGFCLGSAFNPTFHAYFNGFAALANVLVVSVEYRLAPEHPVPAAYADSWEALAWVVSHAASEPWLRGHADFSRLYLGGESAGSNIAHHMAMRVAAEGLAHGAEIRGLVMIHPYFLGTNKVPSDDLDPAMRESLGSLWRVMCPGTTGEDDPLINPFVDGAPGLDALACGRVLVCVGEVDVLRDRGRAYYDRLRASGWRGEAEIWQAPDKGHTFHLIDPCCDEAVAQDKVISDFLNR; this is encoded by the coding sequence ATGGCCGCCGCAGCGGCCGCCTCCCCCGACGACGAGATCGTCTACGAGTCCATGCCCTGCATCCGCATCTACAAGAACCGCGTGGAGCGCTACTTCGGCTCCGAGTTCGTCGCCGCCTCCACCGACGCCGCCACCGGCGTCGCCTCCAAGGACGTCACCATCTCCCCCAATGTTTCCGCGCGCCTCTACCTCCCCCGCGTCGAGCGCAACACCAAGCTTCCCCTCCTCGTCTACTACCACGGCGGCGGCTTCTGCCTCGGCTCCGCCTTCAACCCCACCTTCCACGCCTACTTCAACGGCTTCGCCGCGCTCGCCAACGTCCTCGTCGTCTCCGTCGAGTACCGCCTCGCGCCCGAGCACCCCGTTCCCGCCGCCTACGCCGACTCCTGGGAGGCGCTCGCCTGGGTCGTCTCCCACGCCGCCTCCGAGCCTTGGCTCCGCGGCCACGCCGACTTCTCCCGACTCTACCTTGGCGGCGAGAGCGCGGGCTCCAACATTGCGCACCACATGGCGATGCGCGTGGCCGCGGAGGGGCTGGCCCACGGCGCCGAGATCCGGGGCCTCGTCATGATCCACCCCTATTTCCTGGGCACCAACAAGGTGCCCTCCGACGACCTGGACCCCGCGATGCGCGAGAGCCTGGGATCCCTGTGGCGCGTCATGTGCCCGGGGACCACGGGGGAGGACGACCCGCTCATCAACCCCTTCGTGGACGGCGCGCCGGGGCTGGACGCGCTGGCGTGCGGCCGCGTCCTCGTGTGCGTCGGCGAGGTCGACGTGCTCCGGGACCGCGGCCGTGCCTACTACGACCGGCTCAGGGCCAGCGGGTGGCGCGGCGAGGCGGAGATATGGCAGGCGCCCGACAAGGGCCACACGTTCCACCTCATTGACCCGTGCTGCGACGAGGCCGTCGCACAGGACAAGGTCATCAGCGACTTCCTCAACCGTTGA
- the LOC133896121 gene encoding uncharacterized protein LOC133896121, with the protein MIVLTFEDKLSPLSFLFFSFCCHGNSRQAFQGRYVYLRAFFWLQNHASNEREGMTLGTLGIICDKGILERQWASPGGPTDRVIVLPHSAHLSFNNSEDTRIWTRPPFLTMTFHGDDQRHGLEVLPSILMEEDKAEESDAVEDMMVKEVDATARSSRTMVTATMCYSPFFSSSDHVCSKFLLGAEIQIYAVFSDDVCFFAQGYVSSTITPQVGILLM; encoded by the exons ATGATTGTTTTGACTTTTGAAGATAAGTTATCTCCTCTTtcctttttgttcttttctttttgctgcCATGGGAATAGCAGGCAAGCCTTTCAGGGAAGATATGTTTATTTGAGAGCTTTCTTCTGGTTACAGAACCATGCTTCAAATGAAAG GGAAGGGATGACACTTGGTACCCTTGGAATCATCTGTGACAAAGGTATACTTGAGAGGCAATGGGCTTCACCAGGCGGCCCGACAGACCGAGTGATTGTCCTTCCACATAGTGCCCACCTATCCTTCAACAACTCGGAGGACACGAGGATTTGGACCCGACCACCTTTCTTG ACGATGACCTTCCATGGCGACGACCAACGTCATGGCTTGGAGGTCCTGCCCTCcatcctcatggaggaggacaAGGCTGAGGAGTCTGATGCGGTGGAGGACATGATGGTTAAGGAGGTTGATGCAACCGCAAGGAGCAGCAGAACTATG GTGACTGCCACTATGTGTTATTCACCTTTCTTTAGTTCAAGTGATCATGTCTGCTCGAAATTTTTGCTGGGTGCCGAAATACAAATTTATGCTGTGTTTTCTG ATGATGTGTGCTTCTTTGCTCAAGGTTATGTGAGCAGTACCATCACTCCACAAGTGGGCATTCTTTTAATGTGA
- the LOC133894809 gene encoding probable carboxylesterase 2 — MDPDAEVTFEFVPVIRQYKSGRVERLLPTNRVPPSVDATTGVASKDVGIDPATGLWARLYLPDLSECPGGADRRLPVVLYFHGGGFVVGSAADAPDHAFLNRLAARAGALAVSVEYRLAPEHPIPACYDDAWTALRWAADAADADPWVRDHGDVGRVFVLGFSVGGNIAHNVTLRAGSEPAELPGGGRVKGMALLHPCFLSGNKKEGEVKLAWVRAKLEEMWAFACGGRTPGTDDPRVNPLADGAPSLRRLGCEQVLVCVADDELEVRGKAYYQGLLASGWAKEDAELLDSAGEEHEFHLREPESAKALLLVDRLVALIRGNP; from the coding sequence ATGGACCCCGACGCCGAGGTCACGTTCGAGTTCGTGCCGGTGATCCGGCAGTACAAGAGCGGCCGCGTCGAGCGCCTGCTCCCTACAAACCGTGTCCCGCCCTCCGTCGACGCCACCACCGGCGTCGCCTCCAAGGACGTCGGCATAGACCCGGCCACGGGCCTCTGGGCACGCCTCTACCTCCCTGACCTCTCCGAGTGCCCCGGTGGCGCGGACAGGCGGCTCCCCGTCGTCCTGTACTTCCACGGCGGGGGCTTCGTCGTCGGTTCGGCCGCGGACGCCCCCGATCACGCCTTCCTCAACCGCCTAGCCGCGCGGGCCGGCGCTCTCGCCGTGTCCGTGGAGTACCGCCTCGCGCCGGAGCACCCCATCCCCGCCTGCTACGACGACGCGTGGACCGCGCTCCGGTGGGCAGCGGATGCAGCGGATGCGGACCCGTGGGTCCGGGACCACGGCGACGTGGGGCGCGTGTTCGTGCTGGGGTTTAGCGTGGGCGGCAACATCGCCCACAACGTCACTCTCCGCGCCGGCTCGGAGCCGGCTGAGCTCCCCGGCGGCGGGCGGGTGAAGGGGATGGCGCTGCTGCACCCGTGCTTCCTGTCGGGAAACAAGAAAGAAGGCGAGGTGAAGCTCGCGTGGGTGCGAGCTAAGCTGGAGGAGATGTGGGCGTTCGCGTGCGGCGGGCGGACCCCTGGCACCGACGACCCGCGCGTGAACCCACTCGCCGACGGCGCGCCGAGCCTGAGGCGACTCGGGTGCGAGCAGGTCCTGGTCTGCGTCGCAGACGACGAGCTGGAGGTCAGGGGCAAGGCGTACTACCAGGGGCTGCTGGCGAGCGGGTGGGCGAAGGAGGACGCCGAGCTACTGGACTCCGCCGGCGAGGAGCACGAGTTCCACCTCCGGGAGCCCGAGAGCGCCAAGGCGTTGCTTCTCGTGGACCGCTTGGTGGCGCTCATCCGCGGGAACCCGTAG